In Rattus norvegicus strain BN/NHsdMcwi chromosome 1, GRCr8, whole genome shotgun sequence, a genomic segment contains:
- the Fam24a gene encoding protein FAM24A precursor: MFDLRTKVMIGIASTLLIAAIVLITVVFCLYLKISKALKCAREVESCMDPTKAVSEKMIRGKPIIADPCRPLQCCDNCSLFKDVGAMPPCFCGTNEGL, encoded by the exons ATGTTCGACTTGAGGACGAAAGTTATGATTGGTATCGCTAGCACTTTGCTGATAGCTGCAATTGTACTGATAACTGTCGTCTTCTGTCTTTACCTGAAAATATCCAAGGCCCTGAA ATGCGCAAGGGAAGTGGAAAGCTGTATGGATCCAACCAAGGCGGTCTCTGAGAAGATGATCCGGGGCAAGCCCATCATTGCTGATCCTTGTCGTCCCCTCCAGTGTTGTGACAACTGTAGCCTCTTTAAGGATGTTGGCGCCATGCCACCTTGCTTTTGTGGCACAAATGAGGGACTCTGA